The Anguilla rostrata isolate EN2019 chromosome 2, ASM1855537v3, whole genome shotgun sequence genome contains the following window.
AACGTGTGCTGAATCCGGGGGGAATCCGGTCACGCACGAGCCCGCGTGTGCACACAGCCTTCAGGAAGGGAGCGCCCCTCAGccccattgcattacatttacatttgcatttacattacagccatttagctgATACTCTcctccagagcaacttgcacaacttttagatagtattttacattgaatccgtttatacagctggatatatactgaagcaatgcaggttaagtacctcgctcatgggtacaacggcagtgccccatccgggaatcgaacccgtgacctgtAGCCCGGCACCTTACCTGTTGCCCCtctcaatgccccccccccccccccaggcttgCAGACCCCGGTCCTGCTCCTCAGCAAGACGACGGTGACCGAGGGAGAAGAGGTGACAGCCTCCTGCAGCGCCCCCAATGAAACCGGATCCTTCTATTTCTACTTCTTCGAAGGATCGAAGGAGCTCAAGAAAGTGCCCACCTCCGAAAACCTGGCAAAAGCTCAGCTGAAGTTTAGCTCTCCTGGGAACGAGAGCGTGACCTGCCAGTACGTCATCTCCCTGCAGCCCGACTTGGTGACCTCAAGCAGAAGCAAGCCGTCCCGTGTTTACGTGCAGGGTAAGTTGGGTGGCTTTTGTCCGTACCTCCAGCGgactgccggggggggggggggttgtagacTGTGAGGACCGTCTCCATCTGACGATAGGATTTCTCCCGTGGTCGTGGGCCCTGTCTTTGTTTTCCAGAGCTGTCCATCAGGCCCCACATTGAGGTAACGCCGAACACGAATGTGATCGAAGGCGACGCCCTGCAGATCGCGTGCCGTGTCAACGCGTCCCGCCACAACCCATCGGACATCACGGTGTACGTGTCCAAGGATGACATCATGAAGAAAAACGGGAACGGCAGCATCGTCTACAGGACGACAGTGCAGGCCAACGACTCGGGGCTGTACGAGTGCAAAGCGAAGATGGGAGAGGTGGTGAAGGCCGTCAGCAGATTCGTGGTGGTTTCAGGTGAGGTCGTCCCGCGCAGTCGCTGCGGTGTGGCTGCGTGGGCCGcgaaagctgtggtttggtttgGCGAgcttttggtaaatggtaaatggactgcatttatatagcgcttttatccaaagcgctttacaattgatgcctctcattcgccagagcagttaggggttaggtgtcttgctcaaggacgcttcgacacgcccagggcggggtttgaaccggcaaccctccgactgccagacaatcggtcttacctcctgagctctGTCGCCCCTTTTGTCACGGCAGAGTATCTACGTGTCAGTAgcaatttctatttttataaaaaaattttgcCCATTTTCATTCGTAATAttaacagcacagacagcgcagttgaagtgtttttttatttttattttttaaattttattgcatttttatttttattttatttgtgcccACAGAACTGTTTTCGAGGCCAGTTTTGACGATGGAACCGCCGGAGGCGTTCGAGAAGGAGTCCTTCTCGCTGACCTGCTACAGCCACAACATCTCCGACCAGCGGATCCAGCGCGACCAGGTGAAGTACAGCCTGTCCAGGAACGGCGTGGTTCTGACGCCAGGAGACTTCAGTGGGAAATTCAACACCACGGCGGAGGCCTACCGCAACGGCAATTACTCCTGTGCTGCAGTCGCCAAACATATTCGAAAATCCAGCAACGTTGTAGTCTTCAAAGCCAAAGGTAAAGACCAATTAGGCGCTGTGGGTTCTTTGAAATGTCGTACCCTTCAAGGTTTCGTGTTTAGAGGCGGTTTTGTGAGATGATagtgtaatgtttttttgggaaatggttttttttttttttttttaaaggagtaccatggtgattttcacactttctcagttttatgtgctatttgcacaagaggcattgaagaaacacaatgagtgaagtattaaatatgtccgttctgtatttttggagaaatatgcattttaaatttatcgtcctattttcaaccggttgagaaagttgtcaatttgatgcgtcacgaacacagtaaccactcccctttccacgccccgtaaacccatggataactccagacccatagtttgcgcggctgccttacaggcaagacaatgcagatatttgactaacgttaggttcacttaaatgaGGGTGCATTTTAAGGACTATtcgattatttctggttatattcatttagctagctaggtagtttgctttcataaggcaatgttatccataacgttagctagctagtttgcttttatgaggacgttatagttctgcttttatcttaacttggctagctagatagcaaaaattataattggatataagtcaatgtccttaccttagctatctatcgatacttgatatactactaagctagctagtttgtgaaaagtctcccaaaaagagcgcttatcatgggggtagctatggtaacggggcacggtcattaccacgcccagacggttcgggtgaagttttatagtgggaaatttaggcttagaaaatttttttaagtacattgaaatgactgaataataaaaaagtatgcacatttgttttgttgttgcctaaagacaactgggaagtgtcatgttcaaccaccatgttactcctttaaagcaTTTATATCCACCCTATGCTTTCTCATTCTTAATTCTGTATCGTCTGCGTTTCTTTTATTCTCGCTTCCAGTCCTCGTCTCCAAGCCGTCGATATTCGTCCCGGGTAAAGTCATCGTGGGGAAGCCGTTCCAGATTCACTGCCACTGTGAGAACGGGAGCCTGCCCGTCAGCTACACCCTTCTGAGCAACAGAGTGCCCCAGCCGCCCGTCCTTCTGGTGCGGCAGCCGAACAAGACCGCCTCCTTCTGGGTCACcgtgaggaggaaggaggacgTCCGAAACTTCACCTGTGAGGCCGAGAACAACGGTCACTCCTCGAGGAAGCAGAGCCAAGTGCTGGACGTTGCCGTCACAGGTGAGTCGGtccgtgcgcgcgcgcgtgcgcgaTGTTGTTTAGCCGTTTCTGTCGGACGCACCAAGCCGTCCAACAAAAATctgtttatctattttattccattattccattattccattattccattccatttatttatctattttattccATTCCTTTGCTAAGACCCCTTCACTTAGTAAGCGCTTGCCTTCTCCAACGGAACTTTAGTTTAATagttcagctgttttttttttttttttcaaacactaGCAATATTTACGGTGTATTCcaacatatatacagtatatattttcattCTCCACTGTAGAACAAACGGCCACTTTGTTCCTTCGAAAGGTTAACCGCGTCACTATAGTGGCAGGAGGGTCCGTTTGGCTATGATGAGTATCTCCATGGTTACGGGGCAGAATGTGGCGTGTAGGACCTTCACCGCAGCCCCTCACATCGAGATCAGGAAGTTGagttcttcttctcctccctgcAGAACCCGTGTCGGTTCCCACGCTGCTCATTATGCCGAATTTTGGGAGCGTcactgagggggaggagctgttCCTGGCGTGCACCGTCCGGGAGGGCTCTCCCCCGTTCACCTTAAAGTGGTACCGCGACGGGTCGGACCAGCCCCTGGACACCCTGATGACGAAGGAGAGGACCGGGCTGCACGTGCTGGGGCCCGCCAGGCGCGAACACACCGGCGCGTACCGATGCGAGGCCGACAACCCGGCCAGAGACGCCAGGAGGAGCGAGCTGGTCAGAGTGAGCGGTGAGGCCcggcctctcacacacacacactcacacacacacacacacacacacacacacactcacacacacacactctcacacacacacacacacacacacacacacacacacacactcacacactcacacacacacacacacacacacacactctcacacacactctcacacacacacacacacacacacacacacactcacacacacacacacacacacacacactcacacacacacacacacacacacactctcacacacactcacacacaggtctcaAACTCCGGTCCCCGAAGGCCGCAGCGGCGGTCTCTGCTGGTTTCCCGTGGTTACCTTTCAATCGGCAGCCAATCCAGGCGTAGGAAACGCGGCGTGCGGACTCTTCAGCCAACGAGTGACTCAAATTAGCACGTAATCCGTAATTAGCACGTAAGCGTAGCGACAAATCAACCGACGAATCAGACTACGGCCGCCCCCCCGCCGTTTGAGTGTGAGATTCCTGACTCAAGCGGCCCCTCCGAAGGGCAGCTCTTCAGAACGCGAGCTGTGAGAGAGCAGTCTGTGTGGCTCAGGGGGGGAGCTCCACTGAGGCTCGGGCCGCAAGCTTGCTAAGTTTCCCTGAGGCTACTCGTCCCCGCTGCTCACTACCGTTAGGGACTGGAtcgcgggtggggggtggggggcggttgGTGAAGTGACCTCACAGTCGATCCAGCTCGAGTAGACCGTGGCCTggattcacccccccccaagggGGACGCAgcaacaccaccacaccacagcaTCAATCCGCGTTCGCTTATTAGCAAGGGCAATTAAaatcaccccccctccacttATCCGCCTGCGGTGCCGGTTAGGGACGGGTACGTGGATCTTTGGGGCCGCGGTCATGGCACAGGTTAAACGAGCCCCCaacccagcctccccccccccctcccgtgaTGACCTCTGTGCTCTTCCCTCCTCCGCAGTGAGCCTGGCACGGTGGAAGCTGGTCCTGATCGTTGTCTCCTGCATCCTGCTCCTGACGGTGTTGATCGGTGTGGGATGCTATCGCTACAGGGCACAGAGAGGTACAGAGacctacgccccccccccccccccaccccaggcgtCCCGAGCAGCACACGCCTGACCGCCCATGAATCTTTtcgtctttttctctctctctctctctgtcgctcacAGGTAAAAGAGAGACCGCCACAGAACTGTCAGTGTGAGTTGGCTTGTACGTTCGCTTCTTTGAGCACATTTGGCCGCTGTATGGGAAATGCCTGTTCACTCGATGGCGGTACGCCTGAACAGTCCGTGATTGGCTTTTgacctgactgtgtgtgcatagtgACCGGCTTGCTGATCACATTCTGCATATGGGCAGCTcttaagggggtgggggatgggggatgggggatggggggcgggggttcaaatataatcagatttttttttttaagtgccagCAATGTGTCCGTTTCTTAGAAAGCCTTCGAGCCCTAAATCAGAGGACTCTCTCACTGTGAGTCTTGCCCACGACACGGACGCATATAACGCTCACACAGGTAGCCTGCTTTCCTCATTTTGTGGTTGTGCTCTAACTGTCCTCGTCCCCCCCACAGCATGCAATAAACTCTCAGCTCTCTCTGACTCCATtcgtccgtccatccatccatccatccatccctttCGTGTCAACCATTCGCATGCGCGAGGCCTCTCACCGGGTGCGGGACTCGTGTGGTAACTGCGCACGCGTGCGGCTGCTGCAGCACCCTCTGCCACGTCTGTCCACCTTTAACGCTCTGCTTCGGTCtggtccccccctttttttttgcccctccccccccgctggAGAAACGGAAACGGCGGATTGTCTCGGGGAGGCGCGTGAGCCGCGAGAAGGcgcacttcctgcttcctgcctcGCTCGCGGCTCGGAGGccgagggagaggggagagagagagagagaatcctcGGGAGCGCCGGGTCTGGGATGAGGGCGGCGGATTGGCTGAAATGACAGCCGCACTGCCGATTTCTGATTTGGCAGCGAGCCGGTTGTGGACGGGGATGCACTGTGAGTGACTGGTCTGATGTGTTCTCTGCGGATATATtatgggccccccccccccatcttatTGCAGGCGCAGCGTCCCTCTTTGACAGCACGGACGGGAGAGCGGCCAATGGGACGCCAGAtagtgtgacatcacttcctgcgcACGGCAGCAACAGGAGCAGCTACAGTAGCCCAGCCAcagggtagagagggaggggggaaaaaaatggcttcGAACCCAAAGCCCATCTTCCATccgggcgggcgagcgggcgagcgagcgagcgagctgTGCCCGTGGAAAACTGGAGGGACGTCGGGAACAGGGAAACGCCACAAAATATCCGAGTCATAGTGAGAGAGCGAACAAGATGAACTATTTTTATCACCTTAATTGGCTTTTGTGGCTCATTGTCTGAGTCAAGTTTGTCcttgtaaattgttttttaaatcgtCACTGTGGTGGGGgtacggggtggggggtgggggatggggggaggggttaattTCATAATCACAAAACATGATGCTGAACAGCATTCAATCCCTGTTTTAATGAGCCTGGATCACAATGGACATTATCTGCTTCCTCTTCACGCCAcgccaaccccccctcccctcccctccgctccgCACCACTCAAAAAAGCGGCTTTTTAAGGAGACTCCTGGACCTTCCGTGTGCGTTCAAGGAGCGCTACAGCCGATCAGCATAAGACTGTCCGAACCACCCCCGTAGACTGTGTTTGGCGAAACTCTCACGTCACAGTCTGCAcattctctgtctgtgtctttgtcttCTGTCCTTTGAAAAGCTGTGGGGTCTGCTGTGCTTGGTAATCTCGCCTCTGTCTGTCCGGctgcttgtgtctgtctgtgtggtgtgtcgcGCAAATGCTTCTCACGTGCTCATGTGCCTGGGTTAAATGTGTGCAAACACAATCGGCATATTTGATACGTAGTCGAAAGgaattgtttatatattttgattgatttgactGAGTGGTCGGAGGAAATACTTTAGAATAAACGGTTTTATTTTCGAATGTGTCTCCATCCAGTGATTTTTTGTGTCTGGCCGTTTCCAGTTCTggtttcaggtgttttttttcttaacccTTTTTTTTAACGACGGTGCATTTTCATGTAGGCTAGTCTGAGAATATCTACATTGCGTTGGCAAGTGGAGGAAAATTCACGACGTGCCTTTTCGGTAATGGCTACCAATGGCTATGTACCCGTTGGCCCTTTTGAATAATTTTGAGGAAAGAGCCAACTGAAATGGGCGTCAGCACAAGTGTTCTGCGTGAACAATGCCTTCTGTGCAGAACTTCCTCCTCGTCGGGCCTGAATGAATAAagcaggtggaggggggggaagtGTGTCCATTGGCAGCGAAGtgattaatttaaaacagaGCAGGCTAAATTACCTTAGCAGCGAAACACatcacagcccccccaccaaactcctgtgtgtgtgtgtgtgtgtgtgtgtgtgtgtgggtgtgtgtgtgttagtcctcCACTCATATGACCTGAGTCATGGTCTCATGGTCACATTAAAAAACCAGCGTTGTTATCTCCTCTGAAGAGATAGCTTTGAACTGCGtgggaaaaactttttttttgtagtttgtagggtttctttctttctagCAGGGTAGTTTTATGGAGCTGTCCGTCTGGCGTAGAGTAATCTGCTCTAGAGCATCTGCAGTGAGTGGTGTGTCTGGAGTATTGGCTGCATTTCTAGCTTTCTTTTCTGTGCATAGAAGAAATGCCACTCTCATTACATGgtacctccattccagcacttactgtaatttgtattttcgtcctaatattgtagcttgtactTCCACCttagtttgacttggcataaaTTATgacagaataatgttcactgcgtgaactggactttgtgttcttggctatgaatagctgtacgaaatgagtattgtaccttatcgaatgtgtgttttgtagctgttccaatgacctttggtatgcacttattgtatgtcgctttggatgaaagcatctgctaaataaatgtaatgtaatgtagattaGGATTTTGCTGCTgagatgtgattggctgatgtgtTCCAGACACTGACGACCAGAGCAGTGTGGAGACAGCGAAGGAGCCTGATGTGGAATACACTGAGGTGGTCCATCCACAGCCAGCAGACGGGTCACGAGGTGacacacagactgtgtgtgtgtgtgtgtgtgtgtgagagagagagagagagagagagagtgtgtgtgtgtctgtgtgtgagagagagagagagtgtgtgtgtgagtatgtgtgagtgtgtctgtagctactaaaatgtctgtttttagtGCTACTAGTCAGTTGCCTGTGTAGCAAGCTTGGAGGTGAGGgtaatcattttgtttgtgagGCAGTTGAGGAAGCTCAGCTGTCTGTTTCAGTCTTTACTCAGAGCTCAGTTGTCCAGGGGGATGGCTGCATTTTCTGGAATTCTTTGACAGATAAAAGCAGCGGGCTATCTGCAGTCCTTCCTGGGAGTGGTCTAATTACATATAATTGAGAGACCGTCTCCGAGATCAGAGCAACGCAGGGGCTCATAATTCTTTTTTGTGTATACAGGAAAGGCTGAACTAATTGCCATACCCAATGGCCCCAGTCAGtggccccctccctgcccccccccctctctgtttggGCCCCGTCAGTAGTCCCAGTGGTTTCATGTGGACGGTTACTCTGGCgcgttcgtgtgtgtgagtgtggggtgagACGATGGCCACAGGCAGGGCTTGTGTGGGCTTGCCAGTGCGCTTGATTCAGGGCTGCCGTGTGTCGATGTGTTTTCCGCAGGGCCGGTGAGAAGAGGCACAGACACCGTGTACAGCGAGCTCCAGAACTCGCCCGCAGGTGAGGCAGCTCCCCAGAATTCCCCAAAATCAGATTCGCTTGTCACCACACTCTTTGGCagctgtcagccaatcagatgcagcGATTCGAATGTTTGAAAAATGCGCCGGGATTGTTGTCACTACCTGAGAGTGGAAAatggagggagcgggggggggggggggggggggggggagaggccaGGTGTCCGTTATCCTGTTGTTGTTTTAGGGAAGTTCCTGTTATAAGAACGCGACCCAGACGTCAACTCCTGTCCGTAAAACAATCGGTACAGATCAAGCCATTGTTGCTTATAAGAAATCAGTCATCCTTCTGTCCTGTGTAAATAGTTTACGAACTCCCGTCTTGTTCTGTGGTGTGGGAACAAAATGGACCGTACGGACAATACACAGCATAGTGCAGGGGGTGCTGTTTATTTGGTGTAGTTCTCCTCAGTACAATTAAACAATGGGCTCTCCAACCAGAGAACAAGTGACTCAGCAGGTCCCACAAGCAGGGGTGTAGCATGAAATTCTGGGCACTGTGCAGATGCAGTCTCTGTgtgcccccttcccccttttaGTCCAGATTTTGGTTGCAaagagaggtaaaaaaaaaaaaaaaaaaaaaatagaatgtaTATGTTTATAGAGAAATGGTCGATTTTACAGACAGAGGTCAGGTTGACTCAGGACAATGCCGGGCTGGTGACATGCATACGGTtctctacatacatacattctctctctttatcaaGCTGTAAGAAATATACACGcgtacaaacacataaacacaagaaACATCACACTCTACTCCCCAGTGCGCTGTTATCACACAAggcaatggaaaacaaaatatctGTGATGACTATACAGTCCAGGATGTGCTTTTCCCAACCTCACCCTTTCGCCGATTCTTTCCTCAGGTGTAGCTGACCCACCTGGCTATGTAAGTACTATTTATTCTTCATTctaataaagttattttatttttattttatttttttggaagattCTGAAAGGGATAGGTCTGGTACTGTAGGGAGAGCTCTGAAATGGACAAATGAGTAGTGAAGGTTTGCAGAAGGGCGTGTCCTGCGCACAGCGCTGCATGTAGTTGAACAACACAGCTCTGCTCAGTTAAGGCCTGTGTGAATCTCCGCAACTGATGGGCTTGATCACAACACTGTTCTCTCCTTTAGCTGGCCTTTCATTTGACCATTGaccatttcattacattacaggcatttagcagacgctcttatccagagcgacttacacaacttttacatagcattttacattgcatccatttatacagctggatatatactggagcaatgcaggttaagtaccttgctcaagggtacaacggcagtgtccttacccgggaatcgaacctgcgacctttcggttacaagcccagttccttacccactgtgctacactccgttccCTTTTCCATTTCACCTTTACAACACCATGGCTTCTACACGGCAGGGCGCTGCTGGCCGAAGGCAAGCCTAACCCTCTCCGAACCgacacggcggccattttcctccagcagccctgtccctcccGCGCGCGGGGCCTGCCCTGGTGACGCACTCTTAAAGCAGCGAGCGCAGGGGGGGAAGCGGCGGTCAGAGTTTCCACTGGGAGAACAAAGGGAGAGCAGGGCTGTGGCTTCCTTCCCCATCGCCCCGCCAGATCTCGCCCCAGCGAAATTACCTCCacgaattccccccccccacctccaacacAACATCTTGGCTCCCGGGCTG
Protein-coding sequences here:
- the pecam1b gene encoding platelet endothelial cell adhesion molecule isoform X12; this encodes MRATRLHPLGMGLRPLYLLLLQLLLQLLATWQVAETQTVLIIESVKLTILPGQHVASGTDVTLRCDPKITSGTGMPLKHGYTFYRDSTSVYANETTASSLSHVIRQARVVNSGSYKCSVKVHGQYKESDPESLNVTGLQTPVLLLSKTTVTEGEEVTASCSAPNETGSFYFYFFEGSKELKKVPTSENLAKAQLKFSSPGNESVTCQYVISLQPDLVTSSRSKPSRVYVQELFSRPVLTMEPPEAFEKESFSLTCYSHNISDQRIQRDQVKYSLSRNGVVLTPGDFSGKFNTTAEAYRNGNYSCAAVAKHIRKSSNVVVFKAKVLVSKPSIFVPGKVIVGKPFQIHCHCENGSLPVSYTLLSNRVPQPPVLLVRQPNKTASFWVTVRRKEDVRNFTCEAENNGHSSRKQSQVLDVAVTEPVSVPTLLIMPNFGSVTEGEELFLACTVREGSPPFTLKWYRDGSDQPLDTLMTKERTGLHVLGPARREHTGAYRCEADNPARDARRSELVRVSVSLARWKLVLIVVSCILLLTVLIGVGCYRYRAQRGKRETATELSVKPSSPKSEDSLTVSLAHDTDAYNAHTDTDDQSSVETAKEPDVEYTEVVHPQPADGSRGPVRRGTDTVYSELQNSPAGVADPPGYQGSMEFVQLNHDLPEPV
- the pecam1b gene encoding platelet endothelial cell adhesion molecule isoform X10, with the translated sequence MPLKHRYTFYRDSNPVYGNATTTASSLPYVIRQARVANSGSYKCSVAVNEEYKESDLESLNVTGLQTPVLLLSKTTVTEGEEVTASCSAPNETGSFYFYFFEGSKELKKVPTSENLAKAQLKFSSPGNESVTCQYVISLQPDLVTSSRSKPSRVYVQELSIRPHIEVTPNTNVIEGDALQIACRVNASRHNPSDITVYVSKDDIMKKNGNGSIVYRTTVQANDSGLYECKAKMGEVVKAVSRFVVVSELFSRPVLTMEPPEAFEKESFSLTCYSHNISDQRIQRDQVKYSLSRNGVVLTPGDFSGKFNTTAEAYRNGNYSCAAVAKHIRKSSNVVVFKAKVLVSKPSIFVPGKVIVGKPFQIHCHCENGSLPVSYTLLSNRVPQPPVLLVRQPNKTASFWVTVRRKEDVRNFTCEAENNGHSSRKQSQVLDVAVTEPVSVPTLLIMPNFGSVTEGEELFLACTVREGSPPFTLKWYRDGSDQPLDTLMTKERTGLHVLGPARREHTGAYRCEADNPARDARRSELVRVSVSLARWKLVLIVVSCILLLTVLIGVGCYRYRAQRGKRETATELSVKPSSPKSEDSLTVSLAHDTDAYNAHTDTDDQSSVETAKEPDVEYTEVVHPQPADGSRGPVRRGTDTVYSELQNSPAGVADPPGYQGSMEFVQLNHDLPEPV
- the pecam1b gene encoding platelet endothelial cell adhesion molecule isoform X3, translated to MRATRLHPLGMGLRPLYLLLLQLLLQLLATWQVAETQTVLIIESVKLTILPGQHVASGTDVTLRCDPKITSGTGMPLKHGYTFYRDSTSVYANETTASSLSHVIRQARVVNSGSYKCSVKVHGQYKESDPESLNVTGLQTPVLLLSKTTVTEGEEVTASCSAPNETGSFYFYFFEGSKELKKVPTSENLAKAQLKFSSPGNESVTCQYVISLQPDLVTSSRSKPSRVYVQELSIRPHIEVTPNTNVIEGDALQIACRVNASRHNPSDITVYVSKDDIMKKNGNGSIVYRTTVQANDSGLYECKAKMGEVVKAVSRFVVVSELFSRPVLTMEPPEAFEKESFSLTCYSHNISDQRIQRDQVKYSLSRNGVVLTPGDFSGKFNTTAEAYRNGNYSCAAVAKHIRKSSNVVVFKAKVLVSKPSIFVPGKVIVGKPFQIHCHCENGSLPVSYTLLSNRVPQPPVLLVRQPNKTASFWVTVRRKEDVRNFTCEAENNGHSSRKQSQVLDVAVTEPVSVPTLLIMPNFGSVTEGEELFLACTVREGSPPFTLKWYRDGSDQPLDTLMTKERTGLHVLGPARREHTGAYRCEADNPARDARRSELVRVSVSLARWKLVLIVVSCILLLTVLIGVGCYRYRAQRGKRETATELSVKPSSPKSEDSLTVSLAHDTDAYNAHTDTDDQSSVETAKEPDVEYTEVVHPQPADGSRGPVRRGTDTVYSELQNSPAGVADPPGYQGSMEFVQLNHDLPEPV